From Thermoanaerobaculia bacterium, a single genomic window includes:
- a CDS encoding DUF1326 domain-containing protein gives MKKVLGSILAAAAAAVFVAASPAKGTRAGTYDAVVDDIEACSCPLFCSCFFNTEPSNPHMCQFNNAYEFRKGSHWGNVDLSGARVWVSGDLGDEALSKGVAKYGMVTFDRKTTKEQRDAIAKIFAKMFPIQWAKMDTREDDIEWHHDAADRADHAKLASGMAEVTLNRGNWEATKMPTVVKGLKYFGANSNDGLVLAKGTHYFHGDTLKYDLKDMNGFFTTLRMHGTIEPAAAQQSGRP, from the coding sequence ATGAAGAAGGTTCTCGGATCGATCCTGGCAGCCGCTGCGGCCGCGGTCTTCGTCGCGGCGTCGCCAGCGAAGGGGACCCGGGCGGGAACGTACGACGCCGTCGTCGACGACATCGAGGCCTGCTCGTGTCCGCTCTTCTGCAGCTGTTTCTTCAACACGGAACCCAGCAACCCGCACATGTGCCAGTTCAACAATGCCTACGAATTCCGCAAGGGCAGCCACTGGGGCAATGTGGATCTCTCCGGAGCGCGCGTGTGGGTTTCGGGTGACCTCGGCGACGAAGCGCTTTCGAAAGGAGTCGCGAAGTACGGGATGGTGACGTTCGACAGGAAGACCACGAAGGAACAGCGCGACGCGATCGCGAAGATCTTCGCGAAGATGTTTCCGATCCAGTGGGCAAAGATGGACACGCGCGAGGACGACATCGAATGGCACCACGACGCGGCGGACAGGGCGGACCACGCGAAGCTGGCGAGCGGCATGGCGGAAGTCACGCTGAACCGCGGCAACTGGGAAGCGACGAAGATGCCGACGGTGGTCAAGGGCCTCAAGTACTTCGGCGCCAACAGCAACGACGGCCTCGTCCTCGCGAAGGGAACCCACTATTTCCACGGAGACACTCTCAAGTACGACCTCAAGGACATGAACGGCTTTTTCACGACCCTGCGCATGCACGGGACGATCGAGCCCGCCGCGGCGCAGCAGAGCGGACGGCCGTAA
- a CDS encoding M28 family peptidase, with product MNVFASFGAFLGAAALAGLPVPTLQTAVSLRDTLVGGRGAAEIARSLCDRVGPRLAGSNGAVEARRWAVEELTRLGLRNVHEESLMEPRWVRGTETAEIVSPVRQRLVVAALGGSGATPEGGVERPIVATRDVETLAALGAAGVRDRIVFFTERTERTRDGSGYGKAVSIRYAGPSEARKLGAAAVLIRSVGTSSTRLPHTGVMKTEAGIPPLPAAALSAPDADLLERIAAAGPVRLRLTLGCRTEADVAGANVVGEIRGSDRPEEIVLLGAHLDSWDLGTGAIDDAAGVGIVGEAARAIVALSRPPRRTIRVVLYANEENGDRGGEAYRDAHRAELDRHVAALEMDLGTDRVYRVAASGGPEANGVVAAAAQLLRPIGVSERGNDAGGGVDVGPLRAFGVPMLALAQDASRYFDFHHSADDTFDKIDAANLAQATAATAALAWIVADEPGTLGRIPPEKRKERAW from the coding sequence ATGAATGTTTTCGCCTCCTTCGGAGCTTTCCTGGGCGCGGCGGCGCTCGCCGGTCTCCCCGTTCCGACGCTCCAAACCGCGGTTTCGCTTCGAGATACCCTCGTCGGCGGGCGCGGAGCCGCGGAAATCGCGCGGAGCCTGTGCGACCGCGTCGGTCCTCGTCTCGCCGGCTCGAACGGAGCGGTGGAGGCGCGCCGGTGGGCGGTCGAGGAGCTCACCCGGCTCGGCCTTCGGAACGTCCACGAGGAGAGCCTGATGGAGCCGCGCTGGGTGCGCGGGACCGAGACCGCCGAGATCGTTTCGCCCGTCCGCCAGAGACTCGTGGTCGCCGCGCTCGGCGGCAGCGGAGCGACGCCGGAGGGAGGGGTCGAGCGTCCGATCGTCGCGACGCGCGACGTCGAGACGCTTGCTGCGCTCGGAGCGGCCGGGGTCCGCGACCGCATCGTCTTCTTCACCGAGAGGACGGAGCGGACGCGGGACGGCTCCGGGTACGGGAAGGCGGTCTCGATCCGTTACGCCGGTCCTTCCGAGGCGCGGAAGCTCGGCGCCGCGGCCGTGCTGATCCGCAGCGTGGGAACGTCCTCGACGCGTCTTCCGCACACCGGCGTCATGAAGACCGAAGCCGGAATCCCGCCGCTTCCGGCCGCGGCGCTCTCGGCGCCGGACGCGGACCTCCTCGAAAGGATCGCCGCGGCCGGGCCCGTGCGCCTCCGCCTGACGCTCGGCTGCCGGACCGAGGCGGACGTGGCGGGCGCCAACGTCGTCGGCGAGATCCGCGGATCGGATCGGCCCGAGGAGATCGTCCTTCTCGGCGCGCACCTCGACTCGTGGGACCTGGGGACCGGCGCGATCGACGACGCCGCGGGCGTCGGCATCGTCGGCGAGGCGGCGCGGGCGATCGTTGCTCTCTCGCGCCCGCCCCGCCGGACGATCCGCGTCGTCCTCTACGCGAACGAAGAGAACGGCGACCGCGGGGGCGAGGCCTACCGCGACGCGCATCGCGCCGAGCTCGATCGACACGTCGCCGCCCTCGAGATGGATCTGGGGACGGATCGCGTCTACCGCGTCGCCGCGTCGGGGGGACCGGAGGCGAATGGCGTCGTCGCCGCCGCGGCACAGCTGCTCCGGCCGATCGGCGTTTCCGAGCGGGGAAACGACGCCGGCGGGGGCGTCGACGTGGGCCCTCTGCGCGCGTTCGGCGTTCCGATGCTCGCTCTTGCCCAGGACGCCTCGCGCTACTTCGACTTCCACCACTCCGCCGACGACACGTTCGACAAGATCGACGCGGCGAACCTCGCGCAGGCGACCGCGGCGACGGCGGCCCTCGCCTGGATCGTCGCCGACGAGCCGGGGACGCTCGGACGGATCCCGCCGGAGAAGCGGAAAGAGAGGGCCTGGTAG